The proteins below come from a single Halostagnicola larsenii XH-48 genomic window:
- a CDS encoding MBL fold metallo-hydrolase, whose protein sequence is MGTGIAQEVTAGDCTDLYCVDTGMFGTDEYGAVYLLESERPAIVETGVGTNYERILEAMDEVGIAREDLEVIAVTHIHLDHAGGAGLLAAACPNADVYVPSIGASHLVDPSRLVEGTKQAVGDRWEFYADPEPIPEDRIVELEDGDEIDLGNHELRVHAAPGHAPHQVVFEDPANDAVFTGDAAGIWVPELAEIRETSPPSNFDLEQCLEDVETLQAIDPDVLLYTHFGPRAVGDDATAALETYATVLREWVDEVEDKRNELGDDEAVVEHFGDNATSVGAWGERAARAEARMNTRGALGYLDHRE, encoded by the coding sequence ATGGGAACAGGCATCGCTCAGGAAGTCACGGCCGGCGACTGTACGGACCTTTATTGCGTTGATACTGGCATGTTCGGCACCGACGAGTACGGCGCGGTCTACCTACTCGAGAGCGAGCGTCCCGCGATCGTCGAAACGGGCGTCGGGACGAACTACGAGCGGATCCTCGAGGCGATGGACGAGGTCGGAATCGCTCGCGAGGACCTCGAGGTGATCGCGGTCACGCACATCCACCTCGATCACGCCGGTGGTGCGGGGCTGCTCGCGGCGGCGTGTCCGAACGCGGACGTCTACGTGCCGTCGATCGGCGCGAGCCACCTCGTCGACCCATCGCGGCTGGTCGAAGGCACGAAACAGGCGGTCGGCGACCGGTGGGAGTTCTACGCCGACCCGGAACCGATCCCGGAGGACCGCATCGTCGAACTCGAGGACGGTGACGAGATAGATTTGGGTAATCACGAACTGCGCGTCCACGCGGCACCCGGGCACGCGCCCCATCAGGTCGTCTTCGAAGACCCCGCAAACGACGCGGTGTTCACCGGTGACGCGGCGGGGATCTGGGTGCCCGAACTCGCGGAGATCCGCGAGACCTCGCCGCCGTCGAACTTCGACCTCGAGCAGTGTCTCGAGGACGTCGAGACGCTGCAGGCGATCGATCCGGACGTCCTGCTGTACACCCACTTCGGGCCGCGAGCGGTCGGCGACGACGCGACGGCCGCGCTCGAGACGTACGCGACGGTTCTGCGCGAGTGGGTCGACGAGGTCGAGGACAAACGCAACGAACTCGGGGACGACGAGGCGGTCGTCGAGCACTTCGGGGACAACGCGACGTCGGTCGGGGCCTGGGGCGAGCGGGCGGCTCGAGCCGAGGCGCGGATGAACACCCGCGGCGCACTCGGATACCTCGATCACCGGGAGTGA
- a CDS encoding AMP-dependent synthetase/ligase, translating into MNWRDAEREHDDEVIGETTLARMFENAAARHPNRPAQQYKGGIYDRSLTPSVLPAADPGRFRTISYTEMRNIVRNLAAGFRDLGVETGDRVGIFSNTRMEWAQTDFGLLGAGGVITTVYTSSSPDQVRYLLEDPDASGVVVENGQLLERVLEVEDDLDLEFIVSIDRLEGYDDREDILTLAEVHDRGEDAFDLEAYEGWVDEPAMDDLASLIYTSGTTGKPKGVQLTHRNFRSNVNQVRKRYGPRPDKGEDVPVIDEETTVVSYLPLAHVFERTAGHFLMFASGSCVAYAENTETLQEDFGLVQPQSSTSVPRVYEKIYDAIREQASESPVKERIFNWATGVGREYQNADSPGPVLSLKHSLADKLVFSTVREALGGEVEMLISGGGSLSPDLATLYHGMGLPIYEGYGLTETSPVVACNPMEEPKIGTIGPSLPGVDVTIDESVAEDDTFDDDPGEGGELLVNGENVTQGYWNKPGATDRAFIEDEDGTRWFRTGDIVHLRPDDYIEFRERVKQILVLSTGKNVAPAPIEDSFAASEVVEQCMVVGDGEKFVGALLVPNTAHILEWAEKEGIDLPDDPEAICRDERVQAYIQAEVDRVNENFEKHETIKQFRLVPQEFTEENDMLTPTMKKKRRVILERFDERVDEIYAEE; encoded by the coding sequence ATGAACTGGCGCGACGCCGAACGTGAACACGACGACGAGGTAATCGGTGAGACGACGCTCGCACGAATGTTCGAGAACGCCGCAGCGCGCCACCCCAACAGGCCGGCTCAGCAGTACAAGGGTGGGATCTACGACCGTTCGCTCACCCCGTCGGTCCTCCCCGCTGCCGACCCCGGTCGATTCCGCACGATTTCGTACACGGAGATGCGAAATATCGTGCGAAACCTCGCGGCGGGGTTTCGGGACCTCGGCGTCGAAACCGGCGATCGGGTCGGCATCTTCTCGAACACCCGGATGGAGTGGGCTCAGACCGACTTCGGTCTGCTCGGTGCCGGGGGCGTCATCACGACCGTCTACACCAGTTCCTCGCCCGACCAGGTCCGCTACCTGCTCGAGGATCCCGACGCGTCGGGCGTCGTCGTCGAAAACGGACAGCTCCTCGAGCGCGTCCTCGAGGTCGAAGACGACCTGGATCTCGAGTTTATCGTCTCGATCGATCGCCTCGAGGGATACGACGACCGCGAGGACATCCTGACGCTCGCCGAGGTTCACGACCGCGGGGAGGACGCATTCGACCTCGAGGCCTACGAGGGTTGGGTCGACGAGCCCGCGATGGACGATCTGGCGAGTTTGATTTACACCAGCGGAACGACCGGGAAACCGAAGGGCGTCCAGCTCACACACCGGAACTTCCGGTCGAACGTGAACCAGGTTCGAAAGCGATACGGGCCGCGCCCGGACAAGGGCGAGGACGTTCCGGTGATCGACGAAGAGACGACGGTCGTCTCCTACCTCCCGCTCGCACACGTCTTCGAACGGACGGCGGGTCACTTCCTGATGTTCGCGAGCGGTTCCTGCGTCGCCTACGCGGAGAACACGGAGACGCTTCAGGAGGACTTCGGGCTGGTTCAGCCACAGAGTTCGACGAGCGTGCCCCGGGTCTACGAGAAGATCTACGACGCGATCCGCGAGCAGGCGAGCGAGTCGCCTGTCAAAGAGCGGATCTTCAACTGGGCGACCGGCGTCGGTCGAGAGTATCAGAACGCGGACTCGCCGGGGCCGGTGCTCTCGCTCAAGCACTCGCTCGCGGACAAACTGGTCTTCTCGACAGTCAGGGAAGCACTCGGCGGCGAAGTCGAGATGCTGATCAGCGGCGGCGGGAGCCTCTCGCCCGATCTGGCGACGCTCTATCACGGGATGGGACTGCCGATCTACGAAGGATATGGTCTGACCGAAACGTCGCCCGTCGTCGCCTGTAACCCGATGGAGGAACCGAAGATCGGAACGATCGGGCCGAGCCTCCCCGGCGTCGACGTTACGATCGATGAATCCGTCGCCGAAGACGACACCTTCGACGACGATCCGGGCGAGGGCGGCGAACTGCTCGTCAACGGGGAGAACGTCACGCAGGGCTACTGGAACAAACCCGGCGCGACCGACCGCGCGTTCATCGAAGACGAGGACGGCACGCGCTGGTTCCGGACCGGCGATATCGTCCACCTGCGCCCCGACGACTACATCGAGTTCCGCGAACGCGTAAAGCAGATCCTCGTGCTCTCGACCGGAAAGAACGTCGCGCCCGCGCCAATCGAGGACTCCTTCGCCGCGAGCGAGGTCGTCGAACAGTGTATGGTCGTCGGCGACGGGGAGAAGTTCGTCGGCGCGCTACTGGTTCCGAACACGGCGCACATCCTCGAGTGGGCCGAGAAGGAGGGGATCGACCTCCCGGACGATCCCGAAGCGATCTGTCGCGACGAACGGGTACAGGCGTATATTCAGGCGGAAGTCGATCGCGTCAACGAGAACTTCGAGAAACACGAGACGATCAAGCAGTTCCGACTGGTCCCACAGGAGTTCACCGAGGAAAACGATATGCTCACGCCGAC